A stretch of DNA from Paenibacillus sp. FSL W8-0186:
AACTACCAGAAAACAAACGATTTCAACAAAATTGCACTGGAACGTCGCTCCGTTAAAGTTTACGATCCCGAAGTGAAAATCAGTCGGGAAGAAATGACCGAGATCTTAGCGAAAGCTTCCCGCGCCCCATCTGCCATTAACATGCAACCCTGGCGTTTCCTTGTGATCGATAGCCTCGAAGGCAAAGAAAAACTCGCATCACTGGCCTCCTTCAACCAGACACAGGTTTTGACATCCTCGGCTGTTATTGCGGTGTTTTATGACTCCAACAATATTGAATATATGGACGAAATTTTTAATAAAGCAGTAGAACTTGGCTACATGCCTCAGGACATCAAGGATATGCAATTGCAACAGGCAAGGCCGTATTATGCAAGCCTGACTCCATCCGCCTTGCGCGATATAAACATGTTGGACTCGGGCCTTGTGTCCATGCAACTAATGCTTGTAGCTCGCGCCCACGGCTATGACACCAACCCAATGGCGGGTTATGACAAGGATCGAATCGCGGAGGTCTTTCACTTGGACAAGGAGCGGTTCCAGCCGGTCATGCTGCTTTCGATCGGTAAAGCGAGCAAAGAAGGCTATCCTTCCTACCGATTACCAGTAGATACGATTACCACTTGGGCATGATCGGACTTTTAGCAACGCGAAGTCCTAGTGCTTCGCGGTTTCCTCGAGTATTCATGCCCGCAGAGACAATTCAAACGAATGGCGGCCCTATGGCCGCCAAATGCTTATTTGAATATTATAAAGCATCTTAATAATCGAGCAGACGTCCAAAATCATTCCATTGACCGTACATTTTGTTTGCTCTCGTGTTCGTTATGAATTTATCTAATCTGCTCCTAAACAATTCCGGTTGATTCTTGGCACTTTGTATCGTGTCAATCCGAACCCTTCTATATAGATTCGGAAATGCCCTGAAGTGATCATATACTTGCTGATCCTCTTTTATCCGCTGCTCAATCACCTCATCTATTCTAAATGATCGGGGATCCAGATCAGGCAATACCCTTCTTCCTTCTTCTGTCATCATGCCTAACTTTTCAAGGCGGCGGACGCGTTCTTTGTTCAATTCCGTCCATGAGCTCTTTTTGCTCCTAGGAGAAAGCCTCTGAGCCAACTCTGTTTCGGAAATTTTCTTTTTGACTCCATCGATCCATCCAAAGCACAGCGCTTCCTCAACTGCGTCCAAATATAACACCTTATCTGGAATAGGCCTCATACAAACCAAGACCCAGCATGACTTTTCAGTCCTACCGTTTTCCTGCAGCCAAATCCGAAGATCTTTTCTCGATTTTGCCGGCAGCAACCTTTCAATTTCCATGGCTGCTCAAAATCACTTGATCAAGAAACCTATCGGCGTCACTATTAAACTTCCAGCAAACCCCAAACCTATCCACCAGCATTCCGAAGCAGGATGACCACGGAGTATTGGATAACGGCATGATCACATGACCGTCTGCCGATAGATGATTAAAGTAAATCTCCAGTTTTTGTTTATCCTCATAGACTAAACTGATCCATACATTGTTTCCTTTCATCAACTCACCCGTCACGCTCTTCATGGAAGGCAGCAAATCCGACATCATGATTTTCCCGCCCGCGAATTCGATCGAAGATTCCATAATCATATTCAACTCGGCTTTGGATAGAGGGTAGCTCGGATCTTGCGGGAAGTTCTTGTATCTAACCTTTTTCACTTCAGTTGCCTGTAAGGCCTCTGAATAAAAATCTATCGCTTGTTCCGTAACCCCATCAAAATTCAAATACGCGATCGCTGACATTAAGCAAAACCTCCTTCTTGTGATACATGTAGTATAATGGATAAAAGGTGACAGCTTAGTGTCACCATTCTGAAATCATGTAGAAAAAAGAGGGCAATTATGGATAAAGTGGAGAGACTTATTTCGATTATCATGATCTTGCTGAAAAAAGAGATTGTTTCTGCTAAGGAATTCTCACAACTATTCAATGTTTCCAAACGAACGATCCTTCGCGATATGGAAGTATTGAGCTTATCGAACATCCCAATCTACTCTGTTCATGGGGTGAATGGCGGCTACGGCATCATGGATGAATACAAGGTTGATAAACGGCTGTTAAGCAGCTCCGATTTAGAGAATATATTGACTGCGCTCAGCGGATTGGAACAAATCCTCCTTACGGAAGAAGTTGAAAGAACAATTAAAAAAATAGAGGCCATGGTCAGTCCATTGTCTCTGAATCGTTCCATTCAACTGTCGTTTTATGATTGGGAAGGTCGGTCCGAAATTCTTGAAACCTTAAAGACGTGTCAAGAATCCATTTTAAAGAAAAGGCTACTTTCGTTTGATTATACGGACAAAAACGGGGCTGTAACGAATAGAAGGGTCGAACCCTATGAGCTGCATTTTAGCGAATCGAGTTGGTACTTGAAAGGATTCTGTTTACATCGACAGGGATATCGAACATTCAAATTATCTCGGATTGATCATATTGCTGTAGATGAACATGCGTTTCACCCTAGAGACGATTGGTCAGCGCAAGGACACGAAGTAAGTTATCTACCGCAACTCGTCGCAATTAAGGCATGGATATCGCCAAGCATAAGGGATCAAATCATTGAAAGGTATGGTCGAAGGAGTATTGAAGATCATCGTTCTGGATTTTTATTAGCAACCATTTATGTCCCCCAAAACCCTACGGGATTTCAATTCTTAGCGAGCTTTGGCACTCATCTAAAAGTTGTAGAACCCAAAACTTATGTTGAAGACTTTCGAAATTATTTATATCAAATAATGGAGAACTATTCTTGATAAGGTCTCTTCTTGGCATATATGACCGATTCCACATGTGTGTTCCTAGTAAAATAGTTCGTAGTAAGTAGAGGATTATGGTAGCAATCTAACTTTTTATATCATATGATTCTTCACATACAGTAAGATTTTGCAATAATAAGCTCCATAATATATATCCTATTACACTTTAGGGGAATAAGGCGTACTGCGGATTATTTATATTTTCCGTACGGGAGTTTTTTCGGAATGGAGAGACTATGAAAAAAAAAATTGTCTTTATGATTGCATTACTTATACTGTTCACCGGATTCGCAACACCAAGTTATGCATTATCAGATTCGCAATCTGATTCAATACAAACATTGTTGGATGATGCAAGCCGTATATCAGGTGTACCGGGAATATCAATCTCAATACTTGCGAACAATGAAGTGCTCTTCTTTTCTTCCGGGTACGCAGATCGTGAAAAGGGACTGCCGGCAAGTGAAAATACTCTATATGAGCTGGCTTCGGTAAGTAAAGCTTTTACCGGCATGGGTATTCTGCTGATGGAAGAACAAGGACTGCTGTCAATGTCAGACCCTATACAGAAATATCTGCCTTGGTTTACGTTAAAGTATCAGGGGAAACACGTTGATATGCAAAGTATTACGCTCAATAACTTTTTACACCATACTAGCGGCTTAACAAATGGCAGTCACAGTCAAAACATTCCACAAGGCAATACGCCGGATATGTTGCAAAAAACCGTAGAAATGCTCGTAGATTCTGAATTGTCGTTCTATCCTGGTGAGCAGTATAATTACGGAACTGTTAATTATGACGTATTAGGTCTAGTTATTGAGATTGTGTCGGGACAAAGCTATGAAGACTTTATGAGGGAACAGGTATTTCAGCCGTTGGGTCTTCACCAGACGTATGTTTATAAAGAAGATGCTCAAGCCACCGGACAGTTGGCACAGGGCTACCGTTCTTCCTTTTTTATGACAACTCCGTATAACGCGCCAGATTATTCCGGGAACAAACCCGCAGGCTACATCATTTCTAGTACAAAAGATATGGCGCGTTGGATGGGCATACAGATGGGTATTGTGCAGGACATACCCGAAATATTCCATACGGTTATCGAAAAATCACATCAAGCTGATATGTCTGTTCCGGCTGTCAACGAAATGTATTATGCGGCGGGCTGGTCGGTAAACGCCAACCAAACGATTATAGAGCACCCAGGGGGCAATCCCAATTTCGGAACCGAAGTGGTCATACTGCCAAATGAACGAATAGCCATCTGTTTGCTGACCAACGGCGCAAATATCAATAGAAGCATGGTACTAAAAATTAAAGATATATTAGACGGCAATCTGACGCAGTCATATAGAATAAGCGGCACACAGCTTTTGGATATCATTTTGTCGTCTACCACAATTATTCTTTGCCTATTGGCTGTTCTGTTCTTTCTCCTAGGATTACGCAAAAGGAAAACGAATGAGCGGCAGCCTATGACAAAAAGGCGAATAATCGTAACAGCTATTTTGCTGGTTGCTACGATTGTCCAGTTTATAATGTGCTGTGCATTAGATTGGTCAACGATACTTGTTTGGCGAACATATAGTGTTCTTACAGCTTTGATTTCGTCGGCATTATTAACAGCAAGCATTACATGGTTTGTATACACTCACCGATATAATGCCTCGCTCCGAAAATAAGCATTTCATTCGTTCGCTTATTGAAAAAACGCGAAGATTTCTTTTAATGAGTGAACAAATATCAGCAAAAAGGAAGTGCCAGGCACCCCCTATTTTTCGCCGTCACTTATGGTACGGTTTACCGCGCTGTCTGTAACGGCGAATTTTCTATGTTTCATCCCCTTGAAAGACAGACTCCTATTAAAGTGTACCGGTAGACAAAGGAAGGATTTGCAACTGTACTCTTGTTTTCGAGAGGTTTGTTAATATATCAGATATTAACAAAGTATTCTTAATCGCTGGACAAGCGGCTCGGTTAGTAATTTGTCAGCCCTTCGCACAAGGTCCACAGTTTCTTTCCCGCTCCATCCTCAAACTTGGTATGAATCGGTACGATCTGCTTCTTATCATCGAAGAACACGCCATTTGCGCGCTCTATTTCTTTCGCAGACGCCAGATAAACCCCGATCTCGCATTTCTGCTTTGCACTTGCGTTCATGAGAGGTGCAGCGACCCTCAAATACCAAGGCGCGTTCCTCGCAAGATTGGATTTCACAAATCCCGGGTAAAAAGCATTGGAGGTCACTCCCGTTCCTTCCAAACGCTTTGCCAATTCGAAAGCAAATAATGTCCTGGCGAACAGCGACTGGCTGGTTGCACGCATCGTGTTATACTGGTGCTCCATTTGAATATCATCGAAGTTAATGATGGGATTCTTCATAAATCTAGGGTTACCCGACACTGTGATGACGCGCGCAGGACCGCTTTCTTGGAGAATGTCGAGCAACTGGTTAGTCAGCAGATAATGACTATGCACATTGACCGCGAACATACGATCAATCCCCTCAGCCGTCAATTCCTTCTTAAAATAGACTGCACCACAAGCATTTATAAGCACGTGCAATTGATCATACTTCCGCTTGTATACGTCGCTGACTTCCCGGATCGATGACTGTAGGGAAAGATCTGCCGCCACCCACTCTCCCCTGTTGTTGCCTGTGGCTTCCGAAATATCCTTTAATGCAGCTTGCCCACGCTCCGCACTTCTGCTGATGATCACGACCTTGGCGCCAAGTCTGGCTAGTCCCGTTGCGATTGCTTTTCCTACTCCGGATGTTCCCCCAGAAATTAAAAATACTCTGTTTTCAATATCCGTCCGTGTTTCGTTCATCGTCTCCCCCTTATATGCAACAGTAAAAACCTTCGCGAACCTACAAGTTTGACTCTGCCTAGGTGGTAATAGGTGGCTCATTCCGGCGAAGACGGTTAGCAGTGTGTTCGTGGAAGCCTAGTCGTGTCCGTCAGCGATAAGTAGTAACGATTAGTATGGCTAAGTGAGCCGAGTACTGTTATTTTCATTGTGTATTCACCCTCTTTTTGATAAAATAGTGTCATAAACTGACATTTGAAATTATTGTATACCTGCGGGTTTTTTATTGTCAAGAAAAAATGTCAGAGACTGACTATTTAATTTTTATTCCATTAACCACATAAATAGGAATGATGAAAATGAAAATGAAAAGCAAAGAAAAATTACAGGCGGCGGCCGTTAAATTATTTATGGAAAAGGGCTATGAAAACACGACTGTACAGGAGATTGCGAGTCTTGCGGGGGTGACGGAGCGAACTTTTTTCCGTCAGTTCAAGGACAAGTCGGACGTGCTTTTTGACACGAACAATGAGCTGGGGCAGTGGGTCGCGGCTTTTATCACTGACAATTTAAACATTGAGACAAAACCGCTGAAGCTAGCGGTTGAAGGCTTTGTATCGAATTCCGAGTTTTTCGAAAGCTCGCGAGAGAGGGTACTAGCCCGGAATCAAATTATTCAAAGCAACTCTGATCTGCAGGAACGAGAGCTATTGAAGGGGCAAGTGCTCATTGCGTCTATCACAAGCTCGTTATCTGCCAAATATGATAGCAATCTGTCGGAGCTGGCCGCGCGATTTGCAGTCGAAATTTTTCACATGGCATATAATAAATGGATGACAAACGCTGAGATAAGCCTTGCGGAGCAGCTGCTCGCCGTTTATGAGTTGTATGAGAACTCGTTTTGTTGCGTGGATTGAAACAGCAACAATTTCGGCGTCACTTATGATACGGTTCACAATATTTGATCGATGAACTTCAAATATTGTGAATCCCCATATCCTAATGCTGGAAAAACCTCGAATAATCGCTTAAGCAATTCGGTCGAAGGTAAATGTTTATGATTTATAATATATTTTCTGACCCTATTATTTTCTGTCTGCATTTCTAAGAATAACTCTATAGCCTGATACATCACTCGTGGTACTTCTTTCGTTAGTTTCATATGATGGACTAATACTTCCTTATAGACGGAACCATAGTTGCCTAAAGTAAGCTCCGTTTGACTTACTTTAAATTCATCCTCTCTAAAGCTATTAAGGAAAACTTGACCTTTATACTGAGACTGTTCAAGATAGGCAAGGATCGTTAGAAGATTCATCTGACAAAACATATCCTCCCCAAACCATAAAACAATATAATCATAGCTTTTCTCAAACAGATGATTTAAGGGCGTTATTACCTTGTTCCTGTAACTTTCTTCAGACTCACCATGTCCTGCCGCTCTTGTTTGAATAAATGCATAATCGAAAATAGATGCCGTCGTCGCATTTACACACATTGCTTCATTGAACGGTGCATAATCAGCATCTCCCATAAGCTTGTTATTTTTAAACTCCTCATACATTACTTGACCATTGAGTATGTTCAGTACATTTTGGTCAAATAATTCTCTTCTCCTATTTTTTAATTGTTCGATCTCAGTTTCTCTAGACATATTCATTCTACAATCATCCCCCCTGATTAATAATGAGTTTAGCAAATTCTCTTGGAATAAACCAAAACCTGTTTTAAAAGCCCTGCTGTAGGCTGTGACTAGTTTATATAGCCGTATATCCACCATCCACCAGCAAACTGGCTCCTGTAATATATGAGGCATCCCTGCTTGCTAAAAATAAAACCGCCCTCCCTACCTCTTCAGCTGTACCCAGTCTTCCTATCGGATGTTGTGCCTGCAAATACCGTAGCATTTCTTCTGGTAATCCGCTGATTAGAGATGTCTCAATATAACCTGGGCAAACCGTATTTACGCGTATGCCTTCAGCTGCATACGCCGCTGCCGATGATCTTGTCAGCATATGGACGCCCCCCTTAGCTGAAGCATACGCCGATACACGCGCTTTCCCAACGAAACTATGAACAGACCCGCAATTGACAATCGCCCCTCCATCGCCCTGAGCCAGCATTTGCTTGATCGCATGTTTGTTGCACAGGAATACACCTGATAAATTCACCTCGATGGTTTTTTGCCAAACCTCATAATCAACTTGGTCTGTCGGTCCATCACTTGCCACTCCTGCATTGGCAAAAAGCACATCCAGCCTACCGTACCGGCCAACCGTAGTTTCCACCATTTGCATGACCGACTCTTCACTAGTAACATCCGTTTGTATAAAAAAACTATCCAGACCTATTCCATCGATCTCTCGAGCCACTTCCTTGCCCCTCTCAGAATAATCGGCAATGACCACCTTGGCTCCTTCTTCTGCGAACAATCGTGCTGTGGCCTCTCCAATTCCGCCTGCTCCTCCTGTTACAATAACAACTTTGTCCTGAAATCTTTTCATATTCAAGGCTCCTCTCTAATTAATCTAACTAGTTATTTATATTTAAAGATTTAAAAGCCCCCGTTCTACAACGCGGATGGCTCCATCAATCCATAAACAACGATAAGGACTAACTGTTCTTTGTATTGTTCCAGTGATATCATTGATTGACTTCCTTCGGGCAACATTTCGCTAATCCGGCGATAGGATTGTACAAATGGAATGACTAGATTCATGAGTACAATCGGCACCATGATCGGTTCAATATCCTTGCGCAACAAACCGTTTTCTTTTGCAGATTCGGCAAGTTGGCGAAACAGGATAATATCGTCAGGCGAGTATGCAATAGATTTCCACACTCTCCATTCCTCCGCAGCTTCCCATAAATAAATTTTTAAATATCTTGGGTGATCCAATAAAAATTGAAACGAGTTCCGTATGACGTCTCCAAGCATCTGTCGAAATTTTGACGGATCTGATGTCGTTGTCGGGTCTGCTAAGGAGTCACCTAACAAACCTTCAAAAACGGTATTACCTATCCGATCAGCCCGTTCAATCACACCGGTGTATAACCCCAACTTGTCATTAAAATACTGATATATAAGGCTTTTGTTGTATCCAGACAAGCTTGCTATCGCATCAATACGAGTAGCGGCATACCCATATTCTGCAAACATATTCTCTGCAGCGTCAAGAATCATTTCTTTTGTTCTGGCTGCATCATAGGTCCTTTTCTTTTTTTGCATGATGGTGAACATCTCCATTTATTTTATAACTAACTAGTTAGATTATGAATTGGTACAATTCATTTGTCAAGTGTAAAAGGGCTATCGGCCACAACTGTGCTTTGAAGTGTACCGCGCTAATCGACTCAGCCAGACCTTGAAAAAAGGCCCACTCCATCTTTAGCAAAGTGGAAAAAGCCTTCTAAGTGTGTGGCGGCCCCTTTTTCTGCCCAATATCCTCCTTTGCGGCACATATTCGGCTTCGACATCGTCGATCCGGAAATCGTTCGTCTAGTTCGACAAGTTCAGCCATTCGGGCACGATGGCCAACAATCGATCTGTTTTGTTCATTGACTACCTCCCTTGAAACGATACAGTTTCAATTTCCCAACACCCCAATTTTTCGCCGTCACTTATGGTACGGTTCACCGATCGTCTATAGAGCGAAATCGAAAGGCACCCGAGTTGGGTGCCTTTCACTGCCTTAGAATATTCAATATATACCGCTGACCTACCTGTCGTTCCATCAAATAAAATATATAATCGGTTGGGACCCGGCATATCCTTGCTGCCTCAGCATCGCGGTCACATTGCCCCTGTGATACGTCCTGTGGTTGACCACATGCCGCAGGATGTCGGAGAAATGCGTATCAAGACAACCGTACTTCGGATGCTCAATCGTCATTGTCTTGTCCGGGTCAGGCGTCCGCCCCAGCAAATCACGGAACTGTTCGGCGGCGCCTGAGAACAATCGACGCATCTCGTCAACGGTTCTGCCCTGCGCTTCCTCCGCCCAGCCCGGCATCTTCAGAACAATATCCTTGTTCGGAACTCCCGCTAGCACAGACATTATAGAGCTGTTCGAACAATTACATGTGCCCAAATGTTTGTGATACGGACGGAAACACGCTCGTTACTTCCACATGGAACACATCCTCTGGAAGCTGCTCCAGGTGAGCGAATACTCGGTCGTTTGGCTACCACTGACGCAGCCTTGTCTCTACCGTGTACCAGGTTCGCTGACAACCATTGTCAGTGAAGTTCAATCGGAATCTTCGTCATAATGTTTGGCGATCCCATATGCCACTTCCTGGATCCGACGCTTCAGCTCCAGTGGCTCCCGAATGCGAATGGCTGTGCCGAATGTCATTAGATACATCGGAAGGTGCTTGTTCATCGTCGGGACGTCGAGTAGAAACCGCACCTCTCGATCGGTCCGTTCCGTCAAATAGTGGCGCATATGCCAGTGGCGGCAAACCGCGTTCAGCGTGTCTGGCTCTCCCTCAATGCGGATGACCGTCAGTGGTCCGTCTGCCTCCCGTTCTCGCTCGGACTGGTCGCGGAAATAGATGGCCGCGGAGAAACGCTCCGGCTTTTCGAACCGCGCTTCAGTCGGCTCCAGCCGCGTGATGCGGTCCACGCGGAACGTCCGTACCGCCTGCGACCGATGGCAGAACGCGACAGCGTACCATTCGTTTCGGTCGTAAGCCAACCCGTACGGATCAACTTCTCGTCCGTCGTCCTGCTCCGCATTCGCTTTGCGATAGGTGATGCGAACCGTTAGCCCGTCCTTCGCCGCCTGTTCTAGGTCACGTAATAACGGAACGACGGAGGGTAGACGCGACGGAGAGATCACATCCAAGCCATTCGACTGATGGGACAGATCGTGGCGCTGCTCTTCATGCAGCCCGTTCTCCACCTTCTTCAGCGCGCTTTCCAGCTCCTCTGTATATGGATAACCAGCGCCTTGCGCAAATTTAAACGCATCCACGAGCGCCTTCACCTCTAAGGAGTTGAAGAACAATGGCGTCTCCTTGAAGCTTTCCAAAATACGAATGCCACCGTCATGGCCCGATTCCGCAACGACCGGCACACCACTGGCGCATAATGCGTCGATATATCGGTACACGGTGCGAACGCTGATCTCCAAACTGTCCGCGATCTGTGTGGCGGTGAGCTTCTTTCCGGTTCTAAGTATCCAAAGCATCGAAAGCATATTATCCCATTTCGCTATCGGAAGCACCCTCTTTTTCTCAAGAAAATGAAACTGATTTGAGCTTTGCGTAATTATGTGAAAAATAGATATTACACACTCAGGTGAATACGGCTCCACAATTCTACTTCTGAAAAGTCCTCAATCCTATGCTTATACCTTTACTGGATTGAATTCATCAACTCATA
This window harbors:
- a CDS encoding nitroreductase family protein, giving the protein MSILTGNYQKTNDFNKIALERRSVKVYDPEVKISREEMTEILAKASRAPSAINMQPWRFLVIDSLEGKEKLASLASFNQTQVLTSSAVIAVFYDSNNIEYMDEIFNKAVELGYMPQDIKDMQLQQARPYYASLTPSALRDINMLDSGLVSMQLMLVARAHGYDTNPMAGYDKDRIAEVFHLDKERFQPVMLLSIGKASKEGYPSYRLPVDTITTWA
- a CDS encoding YdeI/OmpD-associated family protein; translation: MEIERLLPAKSRKDLRIWLQENGRTEKSCWVLVCMRPIPDKVLYLDAVEEALCFGWIDGVKKKISETELAQRLSPRSKKSSWTELNKERVRRLEKLGMMTEEGRRVLPDLDPRSFRIDEVIEQRIKEDQQVYDHFRAFPNLYRRVRIDTIQSAKNQPELFRSRLDKFITNTRANKMYGQWNDFGRLLDY
- a CDS encoding VOC family protein — translated: MSAIAYLNFDGVTEQAIDFYSEALQATEVKKVRYKNFPQDPSYPLSKAELNMIMESSIEFAGGKIMMSDLLPSMKSVTGELMKGNNVWISLVYEDKQKLEIYFNHLSADGHVIMPLSNTPWSSCFGMLVDRFGVCWKFNSDADRFLDQVILSSHGN
- a CDS encoding YafY family protein, whose protein sequence is MDKVERLISIIMILLKKEIVSAKEFSQLFNVSKRTILRDMEVLSLSNIPIYSVHGVNGGYGIMDEYKVDKRLLSSSDLENILTALSGLEQILLTEEVERTIKKIEAMVSPLSLNRSIQLSFYDWEGRSEILETLKTCQESILKKRLLSFDYTDKNGAVTNRRVEPYELHFSESSWYLKGFCLHRQGYRTFKLSRIDHIAVDEHAFHPRDDWSAQGHEVSYLPQLVAIKAWISPSIRDQIIERYGRRSIEDHRSGFLLATIYVPQNPTGFQFLASFGTHLKVVEPKTYVEDFRNYLYQIMENYS
- a CDS encoding serine hydrolase domain-containing protein codes for the protein MKKKIVFMIALLILFTGFATPSYALSDSQSDSIQTLLDDASRISGVPGISISILANNEVLFFSSGYADREKGLPASENTLYELASVSKAFTGMGILLMEEQGLLSMSDPIQKYLPWFTLKYQGKHVDMQSITLNNFLHHTSGLTNGSHSQNIPQGNTPDMLQKTVEMLVDSELSFYPGEQYNYGTVNYDVLGLVIEIVSGQSYEDFMREQVFQPLGLHQTYVYKEDAQATGQLAQGYRSSFFMTTPYNAPDYSGNKPAGYIISSTKDMARWMGIQMGIVQDIPEIFHTVIEKSHQADMSVPAVNEMYYAAGWSVNANQTIIEHPGGNPNFGTEVVILPNERIAICLLTNGANINRSMVLKIKDILDGNLTQSYRISGTQLLDIILSSTTIILCLLAVLFFLLGLRKRKTNERQPMTKRRIIVTAILLVATIVQFIMCCALDWSTILVWRTYSVLTALISSALLTASITWFVYTHRYNASLRK
- a CDS encoding SDR family NAD(P)-dependent oxidoreductase, which codes for MNETRTDIENRVFLISGGTSGVGKAIATGLARLGAKVVIISRSAERGQAALKDISEATGNNRGEWVAADLSLQSSIREVSDVYKRKYDQLHVLINACGAVYFKKELTAEGIDRMFAVNVHSHYLLTNQLLDILQESGPARVITVSGNPRFMKNPIINFDDIQMEHQYNTMRATSQSLFARTLFAFELAKRLEGTGVTSNAFYPGFVKSNLARNAPWYLRVAAPLMNASAKQKCEIGVYLASAKEIERANGVFFDDKKQIVPIHTKFEDGAGKKLWTLCEGLTNY
- a CDS encoding TetR/AcrR family transcriptional regulator, which gives rise to MKMKSKEKLQAAAVKLFMEKGYENTTVQEIASLAGVTERTFFRQFKDKSDVLFDTNNELGQWVAAFITDNLNIETKPLKLAVEGFVSNSEFFESSRERVLARNQIIQSNSDLQERELLKGQVLIASITSSLSAKYDSNLSELAARFAVEIFHMAYNKWMTNAEISLAEQLLAVYELYENSFCCVD
- a CDS encoding AraC family transcriptional regulator, with product MVDIRLYKLVTAYSRAFKTGFGLFQENLLNSLLIRGDDCRMNMSRETEIEQLKNRRRELFDQNVLNILNGQVMYEEFKNNKLMGDADYAPFNEAMCVNATTASIFDYAFIQTRAAGHGESEESYRNKVITPLNHLFEKSYDYIVLWFGEDMFCQMNLLTILAYLEQSQYKGQVFLNSFREDEFKVSQTELTLGNYGSVYKEVLVHHMKLTKEVPRVMYQAIELFLEMQTENNRVRKYIINHKHLPSTELLKRLFEVFPALGYGDSQYLKFIDQIL
- a CDS encoding SDR family oxidoreductase, yielding MKRFQDKVVIVTGGAGGIGEATARLFAEEGAKVVIADYSERGKEVAREIDGIGLDSFFIQTDVTSEESVMQMVETTVGRYGRLDVLFANAGVASDGPTDQVDYEVWQKTIEVNLSGVFLCNKHAIKQMLAQGDGGAIVNCGSVHSFVGKARVSAYASAKGGVHMLTRSSAAAYAAEGIRVNTVCPGYIETSLISGLPEEMLRYLQAQHPIGRLGTAEEVGRAVLFLASRDASYITGASLLVDGGYTAI
- a CDS encoding TetR/AcrR family transcriptional regulator, yielding MQKKKRTYDAARTKEMILDAAENMFAEYGYAATRIDAIASLSGYNKSLIYQYFNDKLGLYTGVIERADRIGNTVFEGLLGDSLADPTTTSDPSKFRQMLGDVIRNSFQFLLDHPRYLKIYLWEAAEEWRVWKSIAYSPDDIILFRQLAESAKENGLLRKDIEPIMVPIVLMNLVIPFVQSYRRISEMLPEGSQSMISLEQYKEQLVLIVVYGLMEPSAL
- a CDS encoding DinB family protein, with the translated sequence MSVLAGVPNKDIVLKMPGWAEEAQGRTVDEMRRLFSGAAEQFRDLLGRTPDPDKTMTIEHPKYGCLDTHFSDILRHVVNHRTYHRGNVTAMLRQQGYAGSQPIIYFI
- a CDS encoding YafY family protein — translated: MLWILRTGKKLTATQIADSLEISVRTVYRYIDALCASGVPVVAESGHDGGIRILESFKETPLFFNSLEVKALVDAFKFAQGAGYPYTEELESALKKVENGLHEEQRHDLSHQSNGLDVISPSRLPSVVPLLRDLEQAAKDGLTVRITYRKANAEQDDGREVDPYGLAYDRNEWYAVAFCHRSQAVRTFRVDRITRLEPTEARFEKPERFSAAIYFRDQSEREREADGPLTVIRIEGEPDTLNAVCRHWHMRHYLTERTDREVRFLLDVPTMNKHLPMYLMTFGTAIRIREPLELKRRIQEVAYGIAKHYDEDSD